The Vanessa atalanta chromosome 12, ilVanAtal1.2, whole genome shotgun sequence nucleotide sequence GATCTTCTACCAcaaagggggtgaaataagggttgcaagtttttatggaagtccgtcattttttaagttaaaaacaagaaagtttatttttgggatactgattaaaatgattaaatacgtattaaagggtttctcgatattctacctctaaggggtttaataggggttgacatttcttagtttgaagcatgaaattttatatttgtgttactgattaaaaatgagtaagtacatatttaaacgtttcttgatattctacctccgAGGGGCTGAAAAAAgggatgtaatttttttatgaaagtccgtcattttttcaattaaaaatatgaaactttatttttgggatactggttaaaagtgagtagatacgtatttaagcatttctgcATATTCAACCTATAAGGGGTTTAATAAgagttgtctttttttatatagttgagtatggaagaccgtcatttttgaagttagaagtaggaaactttattttagggctaccgataaaaaatgagttgattcgcattttaagcgtttttggatattttacgcctaaggggagaaatagaggttgacatttcgtatacaggatagcctggaagtccgtcattttgaagttagaagcatgatattttatttttgggctactgattaaaaatgagtagatacgtatttaagcgtttctgaatattatatCCTGAGGGctaaaatacacaccaatgtgctatataaagaggtcttacattaacgtaatttttgaagttaatttgtaaatatatttatattctacgcgggcaaagccgcgggtaacagctagtttgACATATTCTTAAGTATATAAGGTCTATTCCTATATATTCAAGGCTTATCCTTAAAAGGCCGAATAGTGTAGGTATATCATTCGTAatcttattaatacaaataataaacgaaaatataaacttaacacttatttaatcgataataagaaaaagattaaataaaaataatatcaaaaaagtttttaatttcagttgtccgatttttttttactttacagaaatcgatttaatatttttaatattattggcaCAAATGCGACCTCTTTCGTAAAACACCGTCattcattaaacaaatatttgtttttttttctgtgttctTTCAGCCACGTGGTTGTGAGTTGAAGTGGTTATATGGTCTGTAGATTTTGTGTCTACATATTTTAGTCTTCAAGAGTGAAGTAGGGCAGAGTGTCAAGCGGTGCTGGGTAATCTCTGAGCCAAACGGGGCCCTCGATCATTTCATTAGATACTCCGTCCCGCCACTGTCCACGTGGTAGATAGATGTCACGTGACACTGCGCCTTCTTCTAGAACGGGAGCAGCGAGAATACGCTCTCCAAGGAGGAACTCTGTAAGAaagatattacataaaatatgttacaaactTTGTACCtctttttacgaaaattacgcGTACAGAGGTGTCTGAAATTTGCCTCATTTAAGTTCATCGGGAGGATATTAAGTAGTGCAGAaagctaatatttatatataaaatgcattaaaCACCTTTTCATTACCATACCATTCGTTTAACACATATCTACACGCATATATtcgtatgtatttaatatacaacattagTATATGTAATCGTTTACGTTGATGGTTTCATACGGCCAATGACAGTAGCCTACGTCATATGGTCATGTCaaagttacaaattaattaatttttttttgcctatgtgacattggcgaaataatctgtgccctgtcggcacacCTAAAAGCctaaaactaagaattgaatggacgctttttttgacatttgttttttattactgcAATAATGACAAGGTGTTGCCCAACTCAGTCTCAATTTTCCTAACATTCGAATCAATACCTCGACTAAGGGAAGATCATTAGTATTAGTAAGTAGTTTAGTGCCATTTTTATTAGTACTAATGGCCGATGTAAGTATTtcgttatatatgtatctagATAGCGTGGATAAATCTCACCGTCCCATACGGCGAGTGCGTCTTCGTCGGTGGGGTCGAGCCACCAGATGGGCGGGTTGACGGGCGCGCCCGAGCGCACAGACTCCTGCATGGCCGCTGCGATCTCGTCAGCGAACTCCGCGTGCAGTTGTGTGTAGCGACGGCATATCTCCACCGCCTggcattttaatttagaataaaaaaaacgaagaaGCATTTAAATGGTAGTTGGACAAGGATAGACACGGAGAGCTTACTACTTTACTAGGAGATATATCTATATGcaattacttgtttttttagTACATTAATCATCCTTACTAGTCAATGAGCTTGTAATTTCAAGAGTTGTAATCTTTGTATGGCTAGCAAAGCATACACTGCTATCTGCTATAATGTATGAacatgttttacattttttatttaatttctaatatcTAATACATAATGTTGACTAAACTCTGCATAACCATAATACAAACCTCGTCATCATGATCCCATGGGACGAAGGAATATTGAAGAGTCGGCATGAATACATTAGCCTGGAGCCATCTCACAAACAGTTCCTTGGATGGTTTCGCGTTGTATCCATTACCACCGATCATGTCGGGTAGCACCAACGTGTAACCGTTAAGGTTCATCTGCAGGAGGGTGGTGACCAGGGTCGCGAGGCCGTTGTTGAAGTCCCATAGAGTATCTTTGTCAACCATGCGGATGAAGACTGGTAGATCTTGAGTCCTGGTGAAATGTTGGTAGAACTTTAGACAGTGAAAATTTTGACCTGTATATGTACTGTCAATACAATGATGTTTTTTACCTCATTCCAGATCTGACTTCGATCATAGGACCAAACTTGGCGACGGTCCTCACGTAAGCCTGAACAATGTTTCCAGGGTGTAAATCAATGTCTCCATTTTGAACTGGGATCTATAAGCAAATTAAATTgctgatacataaaaaaaaaacatcgtacaAAACAAGCATACATCAATATACTTAACCAGtcgattcaattaatttaaattacctgAGGTGACCAGCTAGATTCTCCAGCATCGAACTTCAAGCTATCAATATCATAAGTGTCGATCAGATCTTGTACTCTGGTGCTGTACCATTCAGCAGCTTCAGGGTTGGTGAAATCGATGTATCCGGGAACTGAGCCATTATTGTTCCACCATGACGTGTCCGGGCTACCTTCTTCGTTTAGTACTAAGTAACTGCAGAATGTGTACAGaaataaattacacttaaaGTTTTTGTTACATTGAAATCATTACAAATTTcctaaataatcaaaattcatTAATGTAGATTGTTGATACTTTTAAAggatttatctataaataaactgCCATATAAATCTTCATAAGATCGATTGTCAGGCGGTTAGGTATGCATTAAATTaagagtattaaattatttgtcagttgtaaaaataaatcttatttagatttttaatttacatacccTTTTTCTAACGCATCAGAATACCAAGGATCGCAGTCCTTGTTAATGAAGGGATGGACCCAAATAGTCACCCTGAATCCAAGGCCTTTAATATCTTGAATCAGTTTTTTAAAGTCAGGCAATTTCCTTTCATCAACGGTTAGAGAACCGTAGCAAATTTCCCAAAGATCATCGATTTCGAACTGAGCATTTGGGAATCCACTGTCGTTGATTTCGTTTGCGAATTCCCATAGACTGTTTTGGTCGATTTCTCTGGAGTATCTCGCCCAAGTTGACCATACTGGATATTGAATCATTCTGTAGTCAGGAATATCGGATGGTTTGCCAAGGTAAGTGTCGACAGCGTGTTGGTGTGCTTCTTTAGCGTCATCAAAGAACCAGAGGTCGTATTTGAGAACATTCTGCGTACGTCTCATTGAGTAGGGCGCTGTAACTTCAGCTACGAAGCAAATGTGGTTATCGAGAATATTGTGATGATCTACGAAAAGGGGTGCTTCCGGTTGAATGTAAATGTACCAGCCCGCTGAGTTGACCCAGTACCTTTCAGATACAGCAGAATTATCATCTTCTTTAGATATTATAGAGTATTTCTGCAGTTTAGATTTCTGAATCGGCCAGTATTGTTCTTTTTGTTCCGGACCTCCGTACCATTGCTTAGTGCctaattatttccaaaattaatacattatatataaaaaggcattaaaattatattattaagaaattaacttttttatttcatcttacCAAAGTCATAACAATCTTCGAAGATTTTGTCGCTGGGCCCTTGCCAAGAGATGGTTACTCTGTATCCGCCGCTAGCTTCGTCGCGGCCTTCAGTGATTTCGAAGGTAACATCATCCTCATTATGATTTGCTTTACGTCCGATTTGACCAAGAAGGAGGCGTTTCGAATctgagaaaaaataaaagtaatttaagatATGGCAAGATTCagtaactaaatatatacaccAAATCCTAGTACTGTTGTCGTCAGCAGCTACACGTATCGTTATTGGATATAATATCGTTCGATTAGATTTAAGTATGTACAAAAGTCGCGGGCAAGTCatcaaaagttttattaaggGTTCGTTTTTGCATTATggcattgcatttttttttcaaatatatataagtatcattatttcagtttttattcTTTGTATCGAGTATGCGGTTGGTAAAATATAGAAACCATAGAGACAAAATTAAGACGCCGCTTGTCCAATACTTGACTACAGTGGGTTTGGCAACATGATCGACACAGGCACAGTTGCTCTCCAACCAAAGAGTCAAGATGACTCAATCGTTAAAACGCGTGACTTTGGAACCGCTAATTGCGGGTCcaaagttcaaacccaggcactgaattttcatgtgtttaatttgtgtctataattcatcttttTCCCGGCCTTGAAAGAAAACTTCGTAAGTAATGCAAGTGTATGAGTCTAATTTTATTGAACATCAGCCACACTTGTAAAGAAAGAGgttgccttagcccagcactgggacatttacaggcttttgGCAACATAGTATAAGTGCCAACGGCGCACACCCACAAGGGATTAGAAAGAGACggtagagagagagagagtgtcATGTCGTACGCTGTCACGACATACGAATCGGTTTTACCAACAAGGCGCCATAGAAGTttgatatcaaaaaataaatgtcagtTGACTCACCTGTGATGGCAATGACATTGAAGCCAGTGTCAGTTTCTTCCAATTCAAAATCGCGAGCGGTTGGCTTTCTAGGCACAGCGCCTAGCACCACAGCTAGTCCTGgaaattaatatactattttcaaaataaacgtTGTCAAAACTCATGAGTAGATTTATTGTAGGTACAAAGTCAATATATAACAACAGCCCCGGGGCTAACGAGTAGACTATATTAATCTAATATGTGGGTAGATATAGTAAAAAACAAGAATAGTATGCGTTACTTTTcactgttattataataattagttttttaaatgctaTAGATAAGCAAGGAAGTAaagatattgtaattatttttatgaataataaaattaggatTTTGTTGCTCTTGGGCTTTAAGATCTCTCTTTTTTTCGTCTGTGTCCTAGCTATGAcctaatatactaaatattgtattatttattttcgtataattactaatccttaaataatataaacattacagGAACTTTTTACTGTGTTTAATGATGTCCAATTGACCTATTTCGGACACGGTGACTATGCTCAACGAAGGCTACTCAATTACGTAACAGATGCAAAAATTATACGCAAACATAGGATCTTTTTCTATTTCTTCACTCTCGCGGTCACATGGGATGATAATTCGACATGACAGTCGATAAGACACAGAAACGACAGCATAATTCCTTTCTAGACACGAGACTAAAAAACTGCCAACTTCTAAAAGGATTCatcttagttaaatataatactttttcatTGAAACGACCTGAAATTTGTACCCAGGACTTCAAACTCACAAATAGTCCTATGGCTTTACATACTTTTTGTGTTATGTACCAACGAGGTTAGGTTAGTAAGTGGTTGTTAGGTAATGCCCTCGTTGGGTTATGGCTTTATTTGTGGTGCTTAAACTCCACAGGTATCGTTACTAATGAGAAACTAAGTAATATACCACAAAAATTTACTTACCAGCTAGGAGCACTAACCACTTCATTTTGGATGGTGCCTATAAGCGGCCCGCGACGGAAACAGTCGTTTTATTATTTCCCATATCAACACTTATCTTGCGTTTCTCCTGAGTTAGCGGATAACTCGTGTCAGATAAGTCATCTTACAATCCCCAGTGAATAACACACAGGCTGATGAAAAAGATCTTAATATTTCATGcatcttttttatttggtttaggTAGTTGGACGGGTAAATGGGCTACTTGATTGTAAGTGgccaccatcgcccatagatattggcgctgaagatattaaccattgcttacatcgccaatgcgccatcaaccttttgaactaatatgttatgtcccttgtgcctgtaattacaacgGATCACTTaaccttaaaaccggaacacaacaatactgctttACTGCTCTTTGGCTGTATGCGATAAGTGGTTTTATCTATCCAGATCgttttgtacaaagccctaccactaactAAAAGAGTTTTTCGTaggcaaatatataataataataagtacatgtGCGATACAAATAAATTGGGCGTCATATCAGTATAAGTCTAGGATAGCTTAAATTCTCTACTCATTCCAAAATTTCCAgagaaatttaaaaagaaaacgacATCGTTTTTCCCCTTTTTTTTCTTCCCTAAAGTGTATATCTTGTGGAAAGAGGAAGTTTGACCAAAGAGGTTAAACCGATGAATTGTTATAgagaatttaaaaatcatactgaaatatttaatagcgATTTAGCACAATAACTAAGTGCAAACGATTCGTCGAATAACAATAAGGCATAAATTATAAGAgtcacaattaatttaaaaaaagaatatagtttacttgttaataaaaaatatatacattcttaACGCcaacgaataaatttatttcattctatataagatttaagataagcttaaaaaatgttttagcaaAGCTGTCCATTTAAAatcttactattttattatcaatacccGCTACAAAGTGTTCTGTATTTAGCCAAAACGATAAGATACAGTCATTTATATCAAGTAGTTTGTTTACtgctttacataaaatttatttgcttaaacGTCATGTATCGAACGCCGAAACATCCAGACTCTATTAAATCAACGAAagcgaaatttattataatatttttatttacaaaacgagAATGTTAAAATGCAATTGGCATTATATATGGATAAAAAAAAGctggttatttttttgttaaaaaacgcATGGGAGTGTTCACATTTCCAACTCCCAACACTGGGCTGTTACTGATATTTTTTCCGAAGAACTTTTTGTCGGCCCCAGCcgagtttttttaatgttgttatttacataaattcattgattttaatgtacctgcttgtatttttttgcaatgCAGCATCACTATTTATTTGCAATTAGAATTTCAAATTGATGACAAAAAGTTTAAACTCTATGAGGACTTATTCATTCACTTGGAAATTGGATTGTGTTTTTGTTGAGTAGTCTTTCTTAGTATTATTAGTCTTCGTGGAATTCTTAGCTAATCTGGATGGTGTTCAAATAGCTTGTTCATAATGGGGTCTCTACTTTGATTAGCCATTTTTAGATTGCAATCCAGAATCAGCTTAATTTATGCGCTCTTCACGAGTGGCTATATGGAACATATCTTTTTTCTAAACCCTTCTtatttttcaaaagtaaataaaataaaatcggttCATGAACAGTGAAATAGGTGCTCAACGGTTTTGtcttttagaattttaaaaatgaagattatattttttatataaatcactaAAGTGTGGTGTTTACttacaaaaatgtaaataaatgattaggAACACGTCTCCATCGGGTCCCGACTGACCCAATTACGGAGGatggtcaaaaaaaaaaaattctaacggAGATCTTAACTTCAAGCTTTCTATGAGCCCGTCTGCGACCACCACTCATCAATATTAtactgccaaacagtaatacttagtttaTTATGTACCGGATTGAGAGTCAGTAAGTCAGTCTAACTTCAGGCACAAAAGAAGTAGTAGTCTTTTTCgttcttttgtttaataaacaaaaatgcaaATGTGTCTTCGTTATGCAGGGCAGAAACACCgtttttgaataatatgccaGTACTTTAGCTTTATTTTTAACCCTCAACGCAAAAAGAGGGggtatataagtttaatgtaaCGGATGACTATATTTATACCTAAGTTACTAACTCAACTAACTAATCACTAAAAATACCTTGCTAATATTTATACCTACTTTAAATAGgccaaatgaaataaaattaattattttaaaaacgccccaaaaaacacaaaaaaaaatctaaaaatgaacaaataatattttaagctgattataatattattatgatagtttaaatatttttattttataaataaaattagtgtagtataatattttttcgtatttcattatttcttttactatTGGAAGTATAGTTGGAAGTTGTAAGTTGACTCAGCCGAAATTGCacttaaaacaatttgttttaattaaaattcattatttattattttaaatttatcttatatatttagatattttaatcgactgtaattattttgttctcTGATTTAAGAGTCGAAATTCTTTCTGAGATATTATCAATATTCATCAGTAGATTCAGTAGCAGCCAGTGATCATTTGGTAACCATCACCTAGCCTAAAACTAGCACATGTCAAAGTGTTTTATGTCATTATTACTtgtcactttttattttatactgtgaCTTCAACAATGGCAGATCCGCGCATCaggcaaataaaaattaaaaccggCGTCGTTAAACGCATCGCTAAGGAAAAAGTCGTATACGAAAAAGAGGTAGAACAACAgaaaaatagaatacaaaaaataaaagacgaAGGACAGGACGAACACAACATAAGGAAGCAGGAGGAGGTTCTTCAGGAGTCGCTTATGATGGTCCCTGATTGCCAGCGGCGGTAATATGTGTtctataattaagttttagCCTTGGGGTGGTCGTATGGTTGATATTTCGCGTTAACTCccactatttaaatttttaattctcaATTTTTGACGCAGATGTTTAGTCACACTAAGCACATAACTATTATGATGGTTTCTTTGTTTGACTAAAAAAGTGCCCTGAGTACGAAAATCGTTTGTGAGTCATCTTAGGCGAAAAAAATGGTTGTTAGAACAAGTTGCATCTCTTGcttttttttgtgtgtaataGATGGCCGAAATTTTACATTGTGTATTTGTGTAGGTAGACCCTCGTGGGACCTAAGACATTTCAATTGCTTTAGTTCCTGCAAACTCAGcttctataaattaatacaatcatTTCATTCATCACTTCAATAAACTGAATCAGTAAGAGACCTAAAAGCTTGCCActacttcatattttaatttattatactgtatAGTTATATCTAGTTCTGCTAGCGCATTTACTTTAGAAACCCATAATAGTATATCTTAGAAAGATAAACttcaaattgatataaaaaaaaaacagacactGCATTTTCTGGATTTCAGAAAGCATATGTGATCTGATACACtacatttcttaaaatttaaacaaattatctttTAGAATTCTATGACATATTCtttcatattttgaaattttaatcttataaacagcaaagaaatacaaaaactgcatgaatatatcataaaattcaagtaaatctttactattctataaatacaaaatggaattaatgttttgtattataattaataaaagctatTAAGATTTGAAAGAGAAAAatggttttcttttttaaataatagaatggCACATTTCTGCATAACATCATAATGATGCATTTAATGTTCTAGCGGCTTATGATGAGCCTGTAAAAGTTTTGTATTTACACTTCCATACTTCAGAAAGCAAAAGCATGTAAAACCTACTATCTAACCTAGTGAGGGAATAGTGTTCACATACATGTTTTGCATATTTGACATATCTTAGTTGTCAATAACAGACATGGCTATAATCTCATTTTATGCCATAAATATGTggtatcatattatattgattatatttacagattGGCAAAGGCTTTTGCAGACCTTAAAAACACTCTAGAAAGTGAACAAGATTTAAAGGAACACGAGGATTATATTGCAGCCGAGCAAGTATTAAAAGACGCTGAGTCCCAGCTGCCAGAGTCAACATAaactcttaataattaatttttaatatttagttttatacatttaaagtaatCATGTCCCAAAACCCcagctattttaataattttcgatGCAACTTTACATTCCAAAATCATATGCCTCCTCGTTATCCTTTTCCACCCCCTACCCATATGCCACCTCCTGAAATATCAGATGAAGAGTTTATAAGAAAATTTCAAGATGCCATGCCTCCAGCAAAACCAAAGCCTAAGgtgaataaaacgaaaatatggAAAATGAAGGCCGATGTGATCCGCCTTCTCGGAGCTCTCCATGACATCAAACTTCAAGAGGAAACATTGTCGACGAATCATAGTTTGTCAGATGAGGAGTGGCAGTCTGctcttcaaaatataaatgtcaataaaaaagttCTCAAAGatacaatcataaaaatatcCAAGTCTGGTTTAAATATTAGCAAGAAACTCGTCTGCAAGAGAAGGGCTAAAAGGTTGCGTTTAAAACGTAAGAAGGAAGAGATGAAAGAAGAACGGAAGGAATGGATCAGACAGAATAAAGAGAATTCTCGAAAGATTGATGAAAATTTACAGCAAATAAAGGATGCTATACAGAAAGCCAAGCAGGTATGTAGTAACCCAACAACAGTAGTAgatgtaataatgtaatgtacaggtaaatgtaattttatttacaaagtattaatCTATTCTTTTGTAGAAAGAAGAAGCGAAGTTTCAAGCCGACATAGTTTTAAAGGAAGTGCTTAGGAAGAAACATGATGCTAAAAAGAGTATCGTCAAACTTGAGGCTCTCGTGAAGCTCAGAAAAGCAAGAGAGAACACTGCTAAGGGAAAAGGGCAAATTATATCTGATACTGAGAGTACTACCTTTCAAGAAAA carries:
- the LOC125067966 gene encoding myogenesis-regulating glycosidase-like; amino-acid sequence: MKWLVLLAGLAVVLGAVPRKPTARDFELEETDTGFNVIAITDSKRLLLGQIGRKANHNEDDVTFEITEGRDEASGGYRVTISWQGPSDKIFEDCYDFGTKQWYGGPEQKEQYWPIQKSKLQKYSIISKEDDNSAVSERYWVNSAGWYIYIQPEAPLFVDHHNILDNHICFVAEVTAPYSMRRTQNVLKYDLWFFDDAKEAHQHAVDTYLGKPSDIPDYRMIQYPVWSTWARYSREIDQNSLWEFANEINDSGFPNAQFEIDDLWEICYGSLTVDERKLPDFKKLIQDIKGLGFRVTIWVHPFINKDCDPWYSDALEKGYLVLNEEGSPDTSWWNNNGSVPGYIDFTNPEAAEWYSTRVQDLIDTYDIDSLKFDAGESSWSPQIPVQNGDIDLHPGNIVQAYVRTVAKFGPMIEVRSGMRTQDLPVFIRMVDKDTLWDFNNGLATLVTTLLQMNLNGYTLVLPDMIGGNGYNAKPSKELFVRWLQANVFMPTLQYSFVPWDHDDEAVEICRRYTQLHAEFADEIAAAMQESVRSGAPVNPPIWWLDPTDEDALAVWDEFLLGERILAAPVLEEGAVSRDIYLPRGQWRDGVSNEMIEGPVWLRDYPAPLDTLPYFTLED
- the LOC125067970 gene encoding tubulin-specific chaperone A, which translates into the protein MADPRIRQIKIKTGVVKRIAKEKVVYEKEVEQQKNRIQKIKDEGQDEHNIRKQEEVLQESLMMVPDCQRRLAKAFADLKNTLESEQDLKEHEDYIAAEQVLKDAESQLPEST
- the LOC125067969 gene encoding inner centromere protein A-like, which encodes MSQNPSYFNNFRCNFTFQNHMPPRYPFPPPTHMPPPEISDEEFIRKFQDAMPPAKPKPKVNKTKIWKMKADVIRLLGALHDIKLQEETLSTNHSLSDEEWQSALQNINVNKKVLKDTIIKISKSGLNISKKLVCKRRAKRLRLKRKKEEMKEERKEWIRQNKENSRKIDENLQQIKDAIQKAKQKEEAKFQADIVLKEVLRKKHDAKKSIVKLEALVKLRKARENTAKGKGQIISDTESTTFQENVDRLKYLWEHKLASYEKEEVELRTKLDEQNEIDNESEIQASNMMKWRKALFGGKDNPQVDFNGDLDRFIGVRADWDQFIDDGPESTPIPIGWVFPNAKHN